The following coding sequences lie in one Zingiber officinale cultivar Zhangliang chromosome 2B, Zo_v1.1, whole genome shotgun sequence genomic window:
- the LOC122049275 gene encoding protein RALF-like 33, translated as MAKLLPISLLVAALVLGPASALSQAAASGAVGDLPLGWIPSLSGCRGSIAECLAGEEFDLGSEVSRRILATSNYISYGALRRDTTPCSRRGASYYNCRPGAQANPYSRSCSAITQCRS; from the coding sequence ATGGCGAAGCTGCTGCCGATCTCCCTCCTTGTCGCTGCCCTCGTCCTCGGCCCCGCCTCCGCCCTGTCCCAGGCCGCCGCCAGCGGCGCAGTCGGGGATCTGCCACTTGGTTGGATCCCGTCGCTTTCCGGCTGCCGCGGCAGCATTGCGGAGTGCCTCGCTGGCGAGGAGTTCGACCTCGGATCGGAAGTCAGCCGCCGGATCCTGGCCACTTCGAACTACATCAGCTACGGCGCCCTCAGGCGCGACACCACCCCATGCTCTCGCCGCGGCGCGTCCTACTATAACTGCCGCCCGGGCGCCCAGGCTAACCCCTACTCCCGCAGCTGCTCCGCCATCACCCAGTGCCGAAGCTAG